A window from Sphingobacterium hotanense encodes these proteins:
- the glmM gene encoding phosphoglucosamine mutase: MALIKSISGIRGTIGGRPGDNLTPVDIVKFTAAYGKIVTEGAENKTIVVGRDARVSGEMVSNLVIGTLQSIGIDVIDLGLSTTPTVEIAVPKLQAAGGIILTASHNPGQWNALKLLNNKGEFIDDAKGKEVLELGESLDFDFAQVEDLGKVTKDDTFLQRHIDDVLALEFVDVEAIKQANFKVAVDAVNSTGGVFIPELLKALGVETVYKIHCEPNGLFPHNPEPLKEHLTDLSKAVLDNKADLGIAVDPDVDRLVFMMEDGELFGEEYTLVAVSDFILTHKKGNTVSNLSSTRALRDVTLKHGGEYFAAAVGEVNVVTKMKEVDAVMGGEGNGGVIYPASHYGRDALVGVALFLTHLAKLGKKASEYRAELPQYFMSKNKITLTPGLDIDNLLAKMQEKYAHEEHSTIDGLKIDFENEWVHLRKSNTEPIIRIYSEGHTPEAAEAIAQKIMNEIQEIVG, encoded by the coding sequence ATGGCATTAATAAAATCTATTTCTGGAATCCGCGGAACAATTGGAGGACGACCTGGTGACAACTTAACCCCGGTTGACATTGTGAAATTCACAGCTGCATACGGTAAAATTGTTACGGAAGGTGCTGAAAACAAAACAATCGTTGTTGGACGCGATGCTCGTGTATCGGGCGAAATGGTGTCTAACTTAGTTATCGGAACGTTGCAAAGCATTGGTATCGATGTAATCGATTTAGGGCTTTCAACAACACCAACGGTAGAGATTGCTGTTCCTAAATTGCAAGCAGCAGGAGGGATTATCCTGACAGCATCGCATAATCCAGGACAGTGGAATGCCTTAAAATTATTGAATAACAAAGGCGAATTTATCGATGATGCGAAGGGTAAGGAAGTTCTCGAATTAGGAGAGAGCCTTGACTTTGATTTCGCACAGGTAGAGGACTTGGGCAAGGTTACTAAGGATGACACATTCTTGCAAAGACATATTGATGATGTGCTAGCGTTGGAATTTGTTGATGTGGAAGCAATTAAGCAAGCAAACTTTAAAGTTGCGGTAGACGCTGTTAATAGTACAGGTGGAGTTTTTATTCCTGAGCTTCTTAAGGCCTTAGGGGTGGAGACGGTTTATAAGATCCACTGCGAGCCAAATGGTTTATTCCCTCACAATCCTGAACCTTTAAAAGAGCATTTGACCGATCTTTCGAAAGCAGTATTAGACAATAAAGCTGACTTAGGAATCGCAGTAGATCCGGATGTTGATCGCTTAGTATTTATGATGGAGGATGGCGAACTATTTGGTGAAGAATACACTTTAGTGGCTGTTTCGGATTTCATCTTAACTCATAAAAAGGGAAATACCGTATCCAATCTCTCCTCAACTCGCGCCTTGCGTGATGTAACCTTGAAGCACGGCGGTGAATACTTTGCTGCTGCAGTAGGCGAGGTGAATGTGGTAACAAAAATGAAGGAAGTTGATGCTGTGATGGGTGGCGAAGGTAACGGTGGAGTAATCTATCCAGCTTCTCACTACGGTCGCGATGCATTAGTAGGTGTTGCCTTATTTTTAACGCATTTAGCGAAGTTAGGGAAGAAGGCTTCAGAGTACCGTGCAGAACTTCCTCAATATTTCATGTCGAAGAACAAAATCACCCTTACACCAGGGTTAGATATCGATAATCTATTAGCGAAGATGCAAGAGAAATACGCACATGAGGAACACTCTACGATTGACGGTTTGAAAATAGATTTCGAGAATGAATGGGTTCACCTTCGTAAATCCAATACAGAACCTATTATTCGTATCTATTCGGAAGGACATACACCTGAAGCAGCGGAAGCGATTGCTCAGAAAATCATGAACGAAATTCAAGAGATTGTTGGCTAA
- a CDS encoding phosphatase PAP2 family protein yields MLDKIIQFDQDFFLAINQGLSNPVFDWLLPILRNPYTWSPLYLFLIIFFIKHYGKVGVLIVACTLATFGISDATSSHLIKKSVKRVRPCNDVVFKNEVNLRARCGSGYSFTSSHATNHFAMAFFWIVLFRRKWRHTLWLCILWAASIAFSQIYVGVHYPLDILCGAILGMLIGLGTGYLFKRFFPKFFEPTNQIPATKPA; encoded by the coding sequence ATGTTAGATAAAATAATTCAATTCGATCAAGATTTTTTCCTAGCTATCAATCAAGGACTTAGCAATCCCGTTTTTGATTGGTTATTGCCGATATTACGTAATCCTTATACTTGGTCACCTCTTTACTTATTCCTGATCATCTTTTTCATTAAACATTATGGAAAAGTAGGCGTTTTGATCGTTGCTTGTACTTTAGCAACTTTTGGAATCTCGGATGCCACTTCTTCTCATTTGATTAAGAAATCGGTGAAACGGGTAAGGCCATGTAACGACGTTGTATTCAAAAATGAAGTCAACTTAAGAGCGCGCTGCGGGTCAGGCTATAGTTTTACCTCGTCCCATGCGACCAACCATTTTGCGATGGCATTCTTCTGGATTGTTCTATTCCGTAGAAAATGGCGCCATACCTTATGGTTATGCATCTTATGGGCCGCTTCAATCGCGTTTTCTCAAATCTATGTAGGTGTGCATTATCCGCTCGACATTCTCTGTGGGGCAATATTAGGCATGCTGATTGGTTTAGGAACGGGATATCTCTTTAAGCGTTTTTTTCCGAAATTTTTCGAACCCACTAACCAAATTCCAGCAACAAAACCTGCATGA